Proteins co-encoded in one Coriobacterium glomerans PW2 genomic window:
- the hpf gene encoding ribosome hibernation-promoting factor, HPF/YfiA family codes for MDIRVSGRKTTVTDALRAHVTEKIADALKVFDIEPMTVDAVLRYEKNPSNPQPAIVEVTLRVRKSVIRAVEHGADMYAAIDLAAEKVERQLRKYKTKVVDMRQQGASAAQVVPVQRVEDLADLLVPEDQDDQLVREKIIEITPMSEEQALVQIDLLGHDFYVFENDATGLINVVYHRKNGGYGIIKPKLESPDE; via the coding sequence ATGGATATCAGGGTCTCGGGTCGCAAGACCACGGTGACGGATGCGCTGCGCGCCCATGTGACCGAAAAGATCGCCGATGCGCTCAAGGTGTTCGACATCGAGCCGATGACCGTCGATGCGGTGCTGCGCTATGAGAAGAACCCGTCCAATCCGCAGCCGGCCATCGTGGAGGTCACCCTGCGTGTGCGAAAATCGGTCATCCGGGCGGTCGAGCACGGCGCGGACATGTATGCGGCAATCGATCTCGCTGCGGAAAAGGTAGAGCGTCAGCTGCGCAAATACAAGACCAAGGTCGTTGACATGCGTCAGCAGGGCGCATCCGCCGCGCAGGTCGTTCCCGTGCAGCGCGTCGAGGATCTCGCCGATCTGCTTGTACCCGAGGATCAAGATGACCAGTTGGTTCGAGAGAAGATCATCGAGATCACGCCTATGTCCGAGGAGCAGGCGCTCGTTCAGATCGATCTGCTCGGCCATGACTTCTATGTGTTCGAAAACGACGCGACCGGCCTCATCAATGTGGTATATCACCGTAAGAATGGTGGATATGGCATCATCAAGCCGAAACTCGAGAGCCCAGACGAGTAA
- a CDS encoding class C sortase yields the protein MPRARKRGAQCPASKVSLVLSIVLFMLGAAFIFYPAASSIAARGESDAALSKMRRELVQGSAAQQTSVDGGVTYRSKSNDSTYLKLQRYNEAVRTGTSQQINDPFAFNGGELNDLGLPDGIIGSITIPRMSVTLPLYLGATDDHMNKGAGIIAGTSMPLGEKDSNTVVAAHRGALHGLLMFRNIESMQPGDQVVVETPWETIVYATVSTKIIDKADADALNIQSGRDMLTLFTCHPYGQNSQRYLVFCEKTDAKPKAADPGAIADAITGFLPPTASTASPMLVFEDWLRILGLALTVLCGLAILTSAWRLYRQSRERKHAARVRALTARNDAERCREGRDDRQ from the coding sequence ATGCCTAGAGCAAGGAAGAGGGGTGCGCAATGTCCGGCGAGCAAGGTCTCGCTTGTGCTGAGCATCGTTTTGTTTATGCTCGGAGCCGCGTTCATCTTCTATCCCGCCGCCTCGAGCATCGCTGCGCGCGGAGAATCAGACGCCGCACTCAGCAAGATGCGAAGGGAGCTCGTGCAGGGTTCCGCCGCACAGCAAACCTCGGTCGATGGGGGAGTCACATATCGCTCGAAGAGCAACGACTCAACCTATCTCAAGCTCCAGCGCTACAACGAGGCCGTTCGCACCGGCACCAGCCAGCAGATCAACGATCCGTTCGCATTCAACGGCGGCGAGCTCAATGATCTCGGTCTGCCCGACGGCATCATCGGCAGCATAACGATACCCCGTATGAGCGTGACCCTTCCGCTGTATCTCGGTGCGACGGACGATCATATGAACAAGGGGGCCGGCATCATAGCGGGCACCTCGATGCCGCTCGGCGAGAAGGATTCCAACACCGTGGTCGCCGCCCATCGCGGCGCCTTGCACGGTCTGCTCATGTTCAGGAATATCGAGAGCATGCAGCCGGGCGATCAAGTCGTCGTCGAGACGCCCTGGGAGACCATCGTTTACGCGACCGTCTCAACCAAGATCATCGACAAGGCGGATGCTGATGCGCTGAACATTCAGAGCGGTCGCGATATGCTGACGCTGTTCACCTGTCACCCTTACGGACAGAACTCACAACGCTACCTCGTATTCTGCGAGAAGACCGACGCCAAGCCCAAGGCAGCCGACCCAGGGGCGATCGCCGATGCGATCACGGGCTTTCTGCCGCCGACCGCATCGACCGCCTCGCCGATGCTCGTCTTCGAGGATTGGCTGCGCATCTTGGGTCTCGCGCTCACGGTCCTGTGCGGGCTCGCGATCTTGACGAGCGCGTGGCGGCTGTACCGGCAGTCGCGCGAGCGCAAGCACGCGGCGCGCGTGCGCGCGCTGACCGCTCGCAATGATGCCGAGCGCTGCCGCGAAGGTCGCGACGATCGGCAGTGA
- a CDS encoding MBOAT family O-acyltransferase, translating into MTSYFSVAVLAIFLPATLLVYRLTTRRARWIVLLVASYVFFWSISGDLIVFLLGSTVSIWALGLRLGALQRRRRAAMKRAGADRRAIKRAYRRRMRFWLALGVAANFGALIAVKYLGFFGSLVAGLGIRVPWVVPAVGIPIGISFYTLQAASYLIDVYRCTIPADRNLARLALFMAFFPEMTEGPICRYADTAEQLWAGSDVTAQNLLQGSMRILYGLAKRMVVANRLNAFVKPVFEGYASFDGGMIALAAVLYTFQLYCDFSGTMDFVVGTGQMFGVRMPENFRQPFLSKTASEFWQRWHITLGTWLRDYVFYPISLSGPVKRFGRFARRRLGNVYGSIASSAIALFFVWLGNGLWHGAGTQYVLFGMYYFVLILAGGAIEPTVAALCAKAGIDRDAAWYRRLRIARTIAVICTGEMLFRASSAQAALSMVGAVLTRFSLASLVDGTALAVGMDAADFVVVGCALIVIVAVSLAREHGASPSETICRGRVPLRWAVLCALAMATVVFGAYGAGYMPVDPMYAQF; encoded by the coding sequence ATGACATCCTATTTCTCCGTGGCGGTGCTCGCGATCTTTCTGCCCGCCACCCTTCTCGTCTACCGCCTCACCACGCGGCGTGCCCGCTGGATCGTGCTGCTCGTGGCGAGCTACGTGTTCTTCTGGAGCATCAGCGGCGACCTCATCGTCTTTCTTCTCGGCTCGACCGTATCGATCTGGGCACTCGGATTGCGGCTCGGAGCGCTGCAGCGGCGCCGACGCGCCGCGATGAAGCGCGCGGGCGCGGACAGACGAGCGATCAAGAGGGCCTACCGGCGGCGCATGCGCTTCTGGCTCGCGCTCGGCGTCGCGGCGAACTTCGGCGCGCTGATCGCCGTCAAATACCTCGGATTCTTCGGCTCGCTCGTCGCCGGACTCGGCATCCGCGTGCCCTGGGTGGTGCCGGCGGTGGGCATTCCGATCGGCATCTCGTTCTACACGCTGCAGGCGGCCTCCTACCTCATCGATGTCTATCGCTGCACGATTCCAGCCGATCGCAATCTGGCCCGACTCGCCCTGTTCATGGCTTTTTTCCCCGAGATGACCGAGGGCCCGATCTGCCGCTACGCTGATACCGCCGAGCAGCTGTGGGCGGGCTCGGACGTGACGGCGCAGAACCTGCTTCAGGGCTCGATGCGCATTCTGTACGGCCTGGCGAAGCGGATGGTCGTCGCCAATCGGCTGAACGCGTTCGTGAAACCGGTCTTCGAAGGGTACGCCTCCTTTGACGGCGGCATGATCGCTCTCGCTGCGGTGCTCTACACGTTCCAGCTGTACTGCGACTTCTCCGGCACGATGGATTTCGTCGTCGGAACAGGACAGATGTTCGGCGTGAGGATGCCCGAGAACTTCCGTCAGCCGTTTCTCTCCAAAACGGCTTCGGAGTTCTGGCAGCGCTGGCATATCACGCTCGGAACCTGGTTGCGCGACTACGTGTTCTATCCGATCTCGCTCTCCGGTCCCGTCAAGCGATTCGGCAGATTCGCCCGGCGCCGTCTCGGCAACGTCTACGGATCGATCGCGTCGAGCGCCATCGCGTTGTTTTTCGTCTGGCTCGGAAACGGGCTGTGGCATGGGGCGGGAACCCAATACGTTCTGTTCGGCATGTACTATTTCGTGCTCATACTCGCCGGAGGCGCGATCGAGCCCACCGTGGCCGCGCTGTGCGCGAAAGCCGGCATCGATCGGGATGCGGCATGGTATCGCAGGCTGCGCATCGCCCGAACGATCGCGGTCATCTGCACCGGAGAGATGCTGTTCCGCGCTTCGAGCGCCCAGGCTGCGCTCTCGATGGTCGGCGCCGTCCTCACAAGGTTCTCGCTCGCCTCCCTGGTTGATGGCACGGCGCTGGCGGTCGGCATGGACGCGGCCGATTTCGTCGTTGTCGGATGCGCGCTCATCGTCATCGTCGCCGTGAGCCTCGCTCGCGAGCACGGCGCATCGCCGAGCGAGACGATCTGTCGCGGACGGGTGCCGCTGCGCTGGGCGGTGCTGTGCGCCTTGGCCATGGCAACCGTCGTGTTCGGAGCCTACGGAGCCGGATACATGCCCGTCGATCCGATGTACGCTCAATTCTAA
- a CDS encoding DegV family protein: MNPPAAVARPDRCRIVIDTCADLTPEIAAALDVDILGFPYILDGKEFIDDIWSTMTPEAFYDRLRAGTPASTSAVSLGRYLEFLTECAREGTPTVYLCFTSALSSSYDAACRAAQDVREAYPDFELYIVDNGLPCAAGELLALEAVRQRDAGLSARELARWAQEAKFYVHGYFTLDSLQALAAGGRIPPAAAQLSSKLDVKANLTFDRTGSLSLTGVSRGRKKALRSLIKMFRENYVLDPTMPIAIASADAERDADWVESAVRKEEGCEDLTIIRGAVGPTIGAHVGPGMVALVFWGRNRADKISLTDRIARRVREAEGVRARS, translated from the coding sequence ATGAACCCGCCAGCTGCTGTTGCACGTCCCGATCGCTGCCGTATCGTGATCGACACCTGCGCCGATCTCACACCCGAGATCGCCGCGGCGCTCGACGTCGATATTCTGGGCTTTCCATATATCTTGGACGGCAAGGAGTTCATCGACGACATCTGGAGCACCATGACCCCAGAGGCCTTCTATGACAGACTGCGGGCGGGGACGCCGGCATCGACGTCAGCGGTGTCGCTCGGTCGCTATCTCGAGTTTCTCACGGAGTGCGCCCGGGAGGGGACGCCCACGGTGTATCTGTGCTTCACCTCGGCCTTGTCGTCGAGCTACGATGCGGCGTGCCGCGCCGCCCAAGATGTCCGGGAGGCCTACCCCGACTTCGAGCTCTACATCGTGGACAACGGTCTGCCGTGCGCTGCCGGCGAGCTGCTCGCCCTGGAGGCCGTCCGACAGCGCGACGCAGGGCTCAGCGCCCGAGAGCTGGCGCGCTGGGCGCAGGAGGCCAAGTTCTACGTGCACGGCTACTTCACGCTCGACAGCCTCCAGGCTCTTGCCGCCGGTGGTCGGATACCGCCGGCCGCCGCCCAGCTTTCGAGCAAGCTCGACGTCAAGGCGAATCTCACGTTCGATCGCACGGGGTCGCTGTCGCTCACCGGGGTCTCTCGAGGCCGAAAGAAGGCGCTGCGCTCGCTCATCAAGATGTTCCGCGAGAACTACGTGCTCGATCCGACGATGCCGATCGCGATCGCCTCCGCCGATGCGGAGCGTGACGCCGACTGGGTCGAGAGCGCCGTTCGCAAGGAGGAGGGCTGCGAGGACCTCACGATCATCCGAGGTGCCGTCGGACCGACGATCGGTGCGCATGTGGGACCGGGCATGGTTGCGCTTGTTTTCTGGGGGCGCAACCGAGCTGATAAGATATCTCTGACCGATCGGATCGCGCGACGCGTCCGCGAGGCGGAGGGTGTTCGCGCAAGATCCTAG
- a CDS encoding NAD(P)-dependent oxidoreductase, producing MTDSRPTVAFIGTGIMGAPIAGNLLDAGYPLTVHNHTRSKADGLVERGARWAASPSEAARDADFIFTMVGFPEQVEEIYLSGDGLLAVSKPGAVLIDLTTSSPSLARDIAAAAQVEEKLAFDCPVTGGDRGAIAGTLTAIVGATERDIRSVRPLLDAFTSKICCFGAPGAGQAAKLANQVSLASCMVGMADALAYAESCGLDLDQTRDMILGGTGSSGAMAQLAPLALAGDWEPGFMVKHFLKDLGLAIQDAEEHEVSLPGTETAFSLYDMLETIGGGQRGTQAISLLYQDEDAASDAGLDWSLYTANHEHDSCSCASADTSDHDGCACGCRAERADEQGSEL from the coding sequence ATGACAGACAGCAGACCCACCGTGGCGTTTATCGGGACCGGCATCATGGGCGCGCCCATCGCCGGCAACCTGCTTGATGCCGGCTATCCGCTCACGGTGCACAATCACACCAGATCCAAGGCGGACGGCCTCGTCGAGCGCGGTGCCCGCTGGGCGGCATCTCCCTCTGAGGCGGCTCGAGATGCGGATTTCATCTTCACCATGGTGGGCTTCCCCGAGCAGGTCGAGGAGATCTACCTTTCCGGTGACGGATTGCTCGCCGTCTCCAAGCCCGGGGCCGTCCTCATCGATCTCACCACGAGTTCGCCATCGCTGGCGCGCGACATCGCCGCAGCCGCCCAGGTCGAGGAAAAACTCGCCTTCGACTGTCCGGTGACCGGAGGCGATCGCGGCGCGATCGCGGGGACCCTCACGGCTATCGTCGGCGCGACTGAGCGCGACATCCGAAGCGTCCGACCGCTGCTCGATGCGTTCACGTCGAAGATATGCTGCTTCGGCGCACCGGGTGCCGGTCAGGCCGCGAAGCTCGCAAACCAGGTGTCGCTCGCCTCATGCATGGTCGGCATGGCCGATGCGCTCGCCTATGCTGAGAGCTGCGGGCTCGATCTCGATCAGACGCGCGATATGATCCTCGGCGGCACGGGGTCGTCCGGGGCGATGGCGCAACTCGCTCCGCTCGCGCTCGCCGGCGACTGGGAACCCGGCTTCATGGTCAAGCACTTCTTGAAGGATCTGGGTCTCGCGATCCAAGACGCCGAGGAGCACGAGGTCTCGCTGCCCGGGACCGAGACGGCCTTCTCGCTCTACGACATGCTCGAGACCATCGGCGGGGGTCAGCGCGGCACGCAGGCCATCTCCTTGTTGTATCAAGACGAGGACGCCGCCTCGGATGCGGGCCTGGATTGGTCGCTCTATACGGCGAACCATGAGCATGATAGCTGCTCCTGCGCATCCGCAGACACGTCGGATCACGATGGTTGCGCATGCGGCTGCCGCGCCGAGCGAGCCGATGAGCAGGGGTCCGAGCTATGA
- a CDS encoding diaminopimelate decarboxylase family protein, with protein MSDDRLLELAAAFGTPLYIFDEAVLAARVDALRRALPDVVDLCYAVKANTFIVPGLAGSVERFEVCSPGELAICEAVGAPASDMVISGVYKDAATVEHALAGPAMPAALTVESSSQLELIADAAAAAGVRAPVLLRLTSGNQFGLDRSEILRAVDRFAEDERVELLGIQFFSGTQKTSLRRIGRELDRLDRLVAELVDEHGWAPGELEYGPGLPVSYFEADRFDETALLAELGDMLRGMAFGGRITLEIGRSIAASCGTYLTSVVDTKVNASQRYAIVDGGMHQLVYYGHSMAMRQPPVRLLGAAGSSGAEQAQPWNICGALCTINDILAKQLPVEGLDVGRVLAFETAGAYCVTEGMSLFLSRDLPAVVLLGVDGAPRLARERMRTDVLNAPGGLASELERHQ; from the coding sequence ATGAGTGACGACCGACTTTTGGAGCTGGCGGCCGCCTTCGGCACGCCGCTGTACATCTTCGATGAGGCGGTGCTCGCGGCACGGGTGGATGCGCTGAGACGGGCGCTGCCCGACGTCGTCGATCTGTGCTACGCCGTGAAGGCGAACACGTTCATCGTGCCCGGCCTCGCCGGCTCGGTGGAGCGCTTCGAGGTCTGCTCGCCGGGCGAGCTCGCCATCTGCGAAGCAGTCGGTGCGCCCGCGAGCGATATGGTCATCTCCGGGGTCTACAAGGATGCCGCCACCGTCGAGCACGCGCTGGCCGGCCCTGCGATGCCCGCGGCGCTCACCGTCGAGTCGAGCTCGCAGCTCGAGCTCATCGCCGACGCCGCCGCCGCGGCGGGCGTGCGCGCTCCGGTGCTGCTGCGCCTCACGAGCGGCAACCAGTTCGGGCTCGATCGCTCCGAGATCCTGCGCGCCGTCGATCGCTTCGCCGAAGATGAGCGCGTGGAGCTTTTGGGGATACAGTTCTTCTCGGGCACCCAGAAGACCTCCCTTCGCCGCATCGGACGCGAGCTGGACCGACTGGACCGACTTGTCGCCGAGCTGGTAGATGAGCACGGATGGGCCCCCGGCGAACTCGAATACGGACCGGGTCTGCCGGTCAGCTATTTCGAGGCCGACAGGTTCGACGAGACGGCGCTTCTCGCCGAGCTGGGGGACATGCTGAGGGGCATGGCGTTCGGCGGCCGCATCACGCTGGAGATCGGTCGATCCATCGCGGCGTCCTGCGGGACCTATCTCACGAGCGTCGTCGACACGAAGGTCAACGCCTCCCAGCGCTATGCCATCGTGGACGGCGGCATGCACCAGCTCGTCTACTATGGCCATTCCATGGCGATGAGACAGCCTCCCGTGCGCCTGCTCGGAGCGGCGGGGAGCAGCGGGGCCGAGCAGGCGCAGCCGTGGAACATCTGCGGCGCGCTGTGCACGATCAACGACATCCTCGCCAAGCAGCTGCCCGTGGAGGGGCTCGATGTGGGCCGCGTGCTCGCGTTCGAGACAGCCGGGGCCTATTGCGTCACGGAGGGGATGTCACTGTTCCTCAGTCGGGATCTTCCGGCGGTGGTGCTGCTGGGCGTCGATGGAGCACCCCGGCTCGCGCGCGAGAGGATGCGAACCGACGTGCTGAACGCTCCGGGGGGCCTCGCATCCGAGCTTGAACGTCATCAGTAA
- a CDS encoding phosphopantetheine-binding protein: MDAILDILEELKPGQDYRGRTDLVDSRTLDSLTIIALVSELEDTFDIVIPAVEIVTDNFNSLDAIWKMVQRLREEDL; this comes from the coding sequence ATGGACGCGATACTGGATATTCTAGAAGAACTCAAGCCCGGTCAGGACTATCGCGGGCGCACCGATCTCGTCGACAGCAGAACGCTCGACTCCCTCACGATCATCGCGCTCGTCTCAGAGCTGGAGGACACGTTTGACATCGTGATTCCCGCCGTCGAGATCGTCACCGATAATTTCAACTCACTCGATGCGATCTGGAAGATGGTACAGCGACTGCGCGAAGAGGATCTGTAG
- the mgtA gene encoding magnesium-translocating P-type ATPase, producing MINQSALTVQPNTRSGTAADHRRMAVEERMVFAARADVPKLFEKFSTSELGVHVNAVEDARERFGANVVTRGDRDSLAKRLVSAFINPFTGILIFLGVVSLFTDVILAEPGSGDFTKVVIIAVMFLISGLLRFVQEMRSGNAAENLLKMITTTALVSRRGADQPEREIDIEDIVVGDIVRLAAGDMVPADMRIFSAKDLFVSQSALTGESIAVEKIAGSIEPPYDTLTEVPDLAFMGTTVVSGSASGVVVATGDDTLFGSMSQAIEEPVQTGFEKGVNSVSWLLIRFMAIMVPVVFIINGVTKGDWVAALTFAISVGVGLTPEMLPTIITVCLAKGATSMSKKKVIMKNLNSIQNLGSMDVLCTDKTGTLTQDKVVLEYHLDVDGEKSDRVLRHAYLNSHFQTGLRNLMDSAIISSLEEAQADGTISMGLAEHVLKVDEIPFDFERRRMSVVVADRHGATQIITKGAVEEMISICDFVERDGHAVELTDEIKRSVLKKADELNEDGMRVVVVARKDVSNDTADFGVRDERGMTLLGYLAFLDPPKPSAATAIETLNRHGVDVKILTGDNDKVTRTICRQVNIPVKRIVLGSEVEAMSERKLASVVREHNVFAKLSPKQKSRVVSALRENGSNVGYMGDGINDAAAMQAADIGISVDTAVDVAKESADVILLEKDLTVLESGIIEGRKTYANMIKYIKMTASSNFGNVFSVLLASAFLPFEPMVGLQLILLNLIYDLSCTAIPWDNVDSDYLLVPRRWNASSIGRFMLWIGPTSSVFDITTYLLMYFVVCPALTGGRLFGDITDPALAATYIALFQSGWFIESMWTQTLVIHMIRTPRIPFIQSRAAAPLTLLTVVGISVLTAIPFTPFGAGIGLTSLPFIYFPGLIVTVMLYMGLAQIAKRHFIARYGELL from the coding sequence ATGATCAATCAATCTGCACTCACAGTGCAACCGAATACCAGAAGCGGCACCGCGGCCGATCATCGCCGCATGGCCGTCGAGGAGCGCATGGTCTTCGCCGCGCGAGCGGACGTCCCCAAGCTCTTCGAGAAGTTTTCCACCTCCGAGCTCGGAGTGCACGTGAATGCCGTCGAGGACGCGCGCGAGCGCTTCGGCGCGAACGTCGTCACGCGCGGCGATCGCGATTCGCTTGCCAAACGGCTCGTGTCCGCATTCATCAACCCCTTCACAGGAATCCTGATCTTTCTCGGCGTGGTCTCGCTGTTCACCGATGTGATCTTGGCCGAACCGGGCAGCGGCGACTTCACCAAGGTCGTCATCATCGCGGTGATGTTTCTGATCTCGGGTCTTCTGCGCTTCGTTCAGGAGATGCGCAGCGGCAACGCCGCGGAGAACCTGCTCAAGATGATCACGACCACGGCGCTCGTGAGCAGGCGCGGTGCCGATCAGCCCGAGCGCGAGATCGATATCGAGGACATCGTGGTCGGAGACATCGTCAGACTCGCCGCCGGTGACATGGTCCCCGCGGACATGCGCATCTTCTCCGCGAAGGACCTCTTTGTGAGCCAGTCGGCCCTCACCGGGGAGAGCATCGCGGTCGAAAAGATAGCTGGATCGATCGAGCCCCCCTATGACACGCTCACCGAGGTTCCCGACCTGGCGTTCATGGGCACCACGGTGGTGTCGGGCAGCGCGTCGGGCGTGGTCGTGGCGACCGGGGACGACACGCTGTTCGGATCGATGTCCCAGGCGATCGAGGAACCGGTTCAAACGGGTTTCGAGAAAGGTGTGAATTCCGTTTCCTGGCTGCTCATCCGCTTCATGGCCATCATGGTCCCTGTCGTGTTCATCATCAACGGTGTCACGAAGGGCGACTGGGTGGCGGCTCTGACCTTTGCGATCTCGGTGGGGGTCGGTCTCACGCCCGAGATGCTCCCCACGATCATCACGGTGTGTCTGGCCAAGGGCGCCACGTCGATGTCCAAGAAGAAAGTCATCATGAAGAACCTGAACTCGATCCAGAATCTGGGATCGATGGATGTGCTCTGCACGGACAAGACCGGAACCCTCACGCAAGACAAGGTGGTGCTCGAGTACCATCTTGATGTCGACGGCGAAAAATCTGATCGCGTGCTGCGCCATGCGTATCTGAACAGTCACTTTCAGACCGGTCTGCGCAATCTCATGGACTCTGCGATCATCAGCAGCCTGGAGGAGGCGCAGGCCGATGGAACGATCTCCATGGGTCTCGCCGAGCACGTTCTCAAGGTGGACGAGATCCCGTTCGATTTCGAGCGGCGCCGCATGAGCGTCGTCGTGGCCGACCGCCATGGCGCGACGCAGATCATAACGAAGGGCGCCGTCGAGGAGATGATATCCATCTGCGATTTTGTCGAGCGCGACGGACATGCCGTCGAGTTGACCGACGAGATCAAGAGATCGGTGCTCAAAAAAGCCGATGAGCTCAACGAGGACGGCATGCGCGTCGTGGTCGTCGCGCGCAAGGATGTCTCGAACGATACGGCGGATTTCGGCGTGAGGGACGAGCGCGGCATGACCCTGCTCGGCTACCTCGCCTTCCTCGATCCGCCCAAGCCCTCGGCTGCGACGGCGATAGAGACGCTCAACCGGCACGGCGTGGACGTGAAGATTCTGACGGGGGACAACGACAAGGTCACCCGGACGATCTGCCGGCAGGTGAACATACCGGTCAAGCGCATCGTCCTGGGTTCGGAGGTCGAGGCGATGAGCGAGCGCAAGCTTGCCAGCGTCGTGCGCGAGCACAACGTGTTCGCCAAGCTGTCTCCGAAGCAGAAGTCGCGCGTCGTGAGCGCGCTTCGCGAGAACGGCTCCAATGTGGGCTATATGGGCGACGGCATCAACGACGCCGCGGCCATGCAGGCGGCGGACATCGGGATCTCTGTGGACACGGCAGTCGACGTCGCGAAAGAGTCCGCCGACGTCATCCTGCTCGAAAAGGATCTCACAGTCTTGGAGTCAGGCATCATAGAGGGCCGCAAGACCTATGCGAACATGATCAAGTACATCAAGATGACCGCCAGCTCGAACTTCGGCAACGTGTTCTCCGTGCTGCTCGCCAGCGCGTTTCTGCCCTTCGAGCCGATGGTGGGTCTGCAGCTCATATTGCTGAACCTGATCTACGATCTTTCATGCACCGCCATCCCCTGGGACAACGTGGACAGCGACTATCTGCTTGTTCCGCGCCGCTGGAACGCGTCGAGCATCGGCCGGTTCATGCTGTGGATCGGTCCGACCAGCTCGGTGTTCGATATCACGACGTATCTGCTGATGTACTTCGTCGTGTGCCCGGCGCTGACGGGAGGGCGCCTGTTCGGCGATATCACGGATCCCGCGCTCGCGGCGACATATATAGCGCTGTTCCAGTCGGGCTGGTTCATCGAGTCCATGTGGACGCAGACGCTGGTGATTCATATGATTCGCACGCCGAGGATCCCATTCATCCAGAGCCGCGCCGCAGCTCCTCTGACGCTGCTCACCGTCGTCGGCATCTCGGTGCTGACCGCAATCCCGTTCACGCCGTTCGGCGCCGGTATCGGTCTGACATCGCTTCCGTTCATCTACTTCCCCGGCCTCATCGTGACCGTGATGCTCTATATGGGCCTGGCCCAGATCGCAAAACGTCACTTCATCGCTCGTTACGGCGAGCTGCTCTGA
- a CDS encoding YitT family protein, whose translation MDQPREPRKKSSRARLLRRVVSGMRDPSDRAVRRSREEREARRREVLDRIDERRRQASARETKHAWIGLPEAKIDLKAELARLKDLRRRTIVRRCVTLSSVVLSAFLQAYTIQVFVQPAGLLSSGFTGLAILIDRVTSLFGVSFPTFAGMLVLNVPVALLCWRSISKRFVIFSMVQVVSASMFLRFLNFAAIIRTPMLEVVFGGFLYGFSIALALRGGASTAGTDFISLMVSNRTGKSIWGSVFVGNCIVLAVFGALFGWEAAAYSIIFQFISTKTIEMFYHRYDRLTLQVITQKPDQILAAYNRVHKHGSSVMEVLGGRSRDRYWLINTVISAYELDDVIQLVRVEDGGAVVNVMRTENFFGNFYRPPID comes from the coding sequence ATGGATCAGCCGCGTGAGCCGCGAAAGAAGTCATCACGTGCGCGCCTGCTGAGGCGCGTCGTCTCAGGGATGCGCGACCCGTCCGACCGCGCGGTCAGACGATCTCGGGAGGAGCGCGAGGCGCGCAGGCGCGAAGTGCTCGACCGGATAGACGAAAGGCGACGGCAGGCGTCCGCGCGCGAGACCAAGCATGCTTGGATCGGCCTGCCCGAGGCCAAGATCGACCTCAAGGCAGAGCTCGCCCGCCTGAAGGATCTTCGCCGTCGGACCATCGTCCGCAGGTGCGTCACGCTCTCCTCGGTCGTTCTCTCGGCATTTTTGCAGGCGTACACGATTCAGGTTTTCGTGCAGCCCGCTGGTCTGCTCTCGAGCGGTTTCACGGGACTGGCGATTCTGATCGATCGCGTGACCTCGCTGTTCGGGGTCTCGTTTCCCACATTCGCCGGCATGCTCGTTTTAAACGTTCCGGTGGCGCTCCTGTGCTGGAGAAGCATCAGCAAGCGCTTTGTCATCTTCTCCATGGTGCAGGTGGTGTCCGCGAGCATGTTTCTGAGGTTTCTGAACTTCGCGGCCATCATCAGAACGCCGATGCTCGAGGTTGTGTTCGGTGGCTTCCTCTATGGATTCTCCATCGCCCTCGCTCTGCGCGGGGGCGCATCCACCGCGGGTACCGATTTCATCTCGCTCATGGTCTCGAACAGAACCGGAAAGTCGATCTGGGGATCGGTCTTCGTTGGGAACTGCATCGTCCTCGCCGTATTCGGTGCGCTGTTCGGTTGGGAGGCCGCAGCGTATTCGATTATATTCCAGTTCATCTCGACCAAGACCATCGAGATGTTCTACCATCGCTACGATAGGCTGACGCTGCAGGTGATAACCCAGAAACCAGATCAGATCCTCGCCGCCTACAACAGGGTTCACAAGCATGGCTCATCGGTCATGGAGGTGCTCGGCGGGCGCAGTCGCGATCGCTACTGGCTGATCAACACCGTCATCTCAGCCTATGAACTCGATGACGTCATCCAACTCGTGCGCGTCGAAGACGGCGGGGCCGTCGTGAACGTGATGCGGACCGAGAACTTCTTCGGCAACTTCTATCGGCCGCCGATCGATTAG